In Corynebacterium ulcerans, one genomic interval encodes:
- a CDS encoding response regulator transcription factor codes for MTTRILLVDDDRDIRGAFPVYFSTTDDLKVVDAATTGRQALHWLDTNECDLVLSDIHMPDINGIELLQHIQNLKHPPLFVGMTAFDTDDTMLKCLSLGAVGYIIKGQAPKSIIHSLRDATHGGTALSPDCLSRLIGIKASNGNQYALYAPKINDREQAILSLICEGKTNREIGKSMNLAEVTVRKATSTLFHRFSAKNRVDLAVKYQAVKDMYQR; via the coding sequence ATGACCACACGCATTTTGCTTGTCGATGACGACCGCGACATCCGTGGCGCTTTTCCTGTGTACTTCTCCACCACCGACGATCTGAAGGTCGTGGACGCAGCCACCACAGGACGGCAAGCCCTGCACTGGCTGGACACCAACGAATGTGATCTTGTCTTATCCGATATTCACATGCCGGACATCAACGGCATTGAACTGCTCCAACACATCCAGAATCTTAAGCATCCACCCCTGTTCGTCGGCATGACCGCCTTCGACACTGATGACACGATGCTCAAGTGCTTAAGCTTGGGTGCAGTGGGTTACATCATCAAAGGACAAGCCCCAAAATCAATCATCCACTCCCTCCGCGACGCAACACACGGGGGAACAGCACTGTCACCAGACTGCCTCAGCCGCCTCATTGGCATCAAAGCCTCAAACGGAAACCAATACGCACTTTACGCACCGAAGATTAACGACCGTGAACAAGCTATCTTGTCCCTAATATGCGAGGGAAAAACAAACAGAGAAATCGGCAAATCGATGAACTTGGCCGAGGTCACGGTTAGAAAAGCAACTTCGACACTATTTCATCGCTTCTCTGCCAAAAATCGCGTAGATCTTGCCGTCAAGTACCAAGCAGTCAAAGACATGTATCAGCGCTAG
- a CDS encoding type II toxin-antitoxin system HicB family antitoxin — MSWSEGDGEYVATVVEFPSLSWLDADRQQAECGLLDPVSEVVGDMEANGEIVPEPLRSRSYSGKFNVRTSSSLHRRLVIVAKSEGISFNALINQKLASA; from the coding sequence GTGTCATGGTCGGAAGGAGACGGTGAGTATGTCGCGACGGTAGTTGAGTTTCCTTCATTGTCGTGGTTGGATGCAGATCGGCAGCAGGCTGAGTGTGGCTTGCTTGACCCTGTTTCTGAGGTCGTTGGCGATATGGAAGCCAACGGTGAAATCGTCCCTGAGCCGCTACGTAGCCGCAGCTACTCCGGAAAATTCAATGTCCGAACATCCTCATCGCTGCATCGTCGGCTGGTTATCGTCGCTAAATCAGAGGGCATCTCGTTCAATGCGCTAATTAACCAAAAGTTAGCATCAGCCTAG